The following proteins come from a genomic window of Pirellula staleyi DSM 6068:
- a CDS encoding acetyl ornithine aminotransferase family protein has translation MHAPPLAQLEPSIITSLPGPRAAELIARDERATSSSYTRVYPLVVDRARGAMMQDVDGNRFLDFTAGIAVCSTGHCHPRVVEAITEQASRLLHMSGTDFYYEVQGTLANRLAALLPNGENNRVFFTNSGAEAVEAAIKLARYHTKRTQMIAFFGGFHGRTLGALSLTGSKVIQRAGFGPLVPGVHHIEYPSCYRCVRRTADASLCCGKSLEQLEQLFARTVAPTEVAAVVVEPIQGEGGYVVPPAHFLRDLRDITRQHGILLIADEVQSGMGRTGKMLAMEHFGVTPDIVCLAKGIASGLPLGAIVASQQVMNWPPGSHASTFGGNPLSCAAALATLDLLEESLLQNATDVGEYLRAKLSELASEFAIIGDVRGIGLMIGMQLVENRESRLPIPKVRDAVVQGAFQRGLLLLGCGDSTIRFSPPLVITRRQVDIAIEILRDVLLHL, from the coding sequence ATGCACGCACCACCCCTGGCTCAACTCGAGCCCTCGATCATTACGTCTCTGCCAGGTCCTCGCGCCGCCGAACTAATCGCCCGCGACGAGCGTGCCACTTCTTCTTCCTACACACGTGTCTATCCGCTGGTGGTTGATCGTGCTCGCGGCGCCATGATGCAGGATGTCGACGGAAATCGCTTTCTCGATTTCACGGCGGGCATTGCGGTCTGCAGTACAGGGCATTGTCACCCCCGTGTTGTGGAAGCGATCACCGAGCAGGCGTCGCGTCTGCTCCACATGTCGGGGACCGATTTCTACTACGAGGTGCAAGGAACACTTGCAAATCGGTTGGCTGCTTTATTGCCCAATGGTGAGAACAACCGGGTCTTCTTCACCAATAGTGGAGCAGAAGCGGTGGAGGCGGCGATCAAACTCGCTCGCTACCACACGAAGCGGACGCAAATGATTGCTTTCTTCGGCGGATTTCATGGACGAACACTCGGAGCCTTGTCGCTCACCGGCAGTAAGGTGATTCAGCGTGCCGGTTTTGGACCGCTTGTTCCTGGGGTGCATCACATCGAGTATCCGAGCTGCTATCGCTGTGTGCGCCGCACTGCCGATGCCTCGCTCTGCTGTGGTAAATCGCTTGAGCAGCTCGAGCAACTCTTTGCGCGCACCGTCGCGCCGACAGAAGTTGCGGCAGTAGTGGTGGAGCCGATTCAAGGCGAAGGTGGCTACGTAGTTCCCCCAGCTCATTTCCTCCGCGACCTGCGCGACATCACCCGCCAGCATGGCATCTTGCTCATCGCCGACGAAGTTCAGTCGGGAATGGGACGAACTGGCAAGATGCTCGCGATGGAACATTTTGGAGTCACGCCCGATATTGTTTGCCTAGCGAAAGGAATTGCCTCGGGACTGCCACTCGGCGCGATCGTGGCGAGTCAGCAGGTGATGAACTGGCCCCCTGGCTCGCACGCCAGCACGTTTGGGGGCAATCCGCTGTCGTGTGCAGCTGCACTGGCAACCCTCGATCTACTCGAGGAATCGCTACTGCAAAATGCCACCGATGTCGGCGAGTATCTGCGGGCAAAACTCTCGGAACTGGCGAGCGAGTTTGCCATCATTGGTGATGTGAGAGGAATCGGGCTGATGATCGGCATGCAACTGGTCGAGAATCGTGAGTCGCGCTTGCCGATTCCCAAAGTGCGCGATGCGGTGGTGCAAGGGGCGTTTCAGCGAGGGCTCTTGCTCCTGGGGTGCGGAGACTCGACGATTCGCTTCTCTCCTCCGCTGGTGATTACACGTCGGCAGGTCGATATCGCAATCGAGATCTTGCGCGATGTGCTGCTGCATCTGTAG
- the speA gene encoding biosynthetic arginine decarboxylase, producing the protein MLKDAVERWSISEAAELYDVPRWGKGYFGINAKGHLTVHPTKDPNQSIDMKDLIDRLQLRGLDLPILLRFNGLLKDRLREIHDVFAQAIREHDYKGRYICVYPIKVNQQRHVVEQVVQYGKQYGFGLEAGSKPEMLAVVAMTDAVTPIICNGFKDAEFIEMAMLAQKIGRNVIPVVEKFTELDLILKYAEKVGVRPQIGMRIKLAARGSGRWQSSGGWRSKFGLTVGEILQAMEELKKRDMLDCFKLLHFHLGSQITNIRHVKGAMTEAARAYADLVKKGAGLEYLDVGGGLGVDYDGSQTNFESSVNYTLQEYANDVVHHLQTVLDESGVKHPHIISESGRAVAAYHACLIFGVLGVAGQGNGDEQSLLELPPDSEQPLVDLVEAHKSVTARNLLETYHDSMQAMDVAMTLFSSGYLSLESRALAENLFWSICKKIRRLTANLDYIPEELEGLDHLLSDTYFCNFSLFQSMPDSWAIKQLFPVMPIHRLEEKPTKHAVLGDITCDSDGKMDQFIDRRDVKRTLPLHAYDGSPYYLGTFLIGAYQEILGDLHNLFGDTNTVHVDLSPNGDVILEAIVKGDTVREVLDYVEFDHGDLITRLQTAVETAVREGLLDYQEAGRFLKFYEDGLNGYTYLEEPGD; encoded by the coding sequence ATGCTGAAGGACGCTGTGGAGCGATGGTCGATTTCTGAAGCCGCAGAACTCTATGACGTGCCGCGCTGGGGCAAAGGCTACTTTGGCATCAATGCCAAAGGGCACCTCACCGTGCATCCCACGAAAGATCCCAATCAATCGATCGACATGAAGGATCTGATCGACCGCCTGCAATTACGCGGCCTCGATCTTCCGATCCTGCTGCGCTTCAATGGTCTGCTGAAAGACCGCCTCCGCGAAATCCACGACGTCTTCGCGCAAGCCATTCGCGAACACGACTACAAAGGTCGCTACATCTGTGTTTACCCAATCAAGGTGAATCAGCAGCGCCACGTCGTGGAGCAAGTGGTTCAGTATGGCAAGCAGTACGGCTTCGGTCTCGAAGCTGGTAGCAAGCCCGAGATGCTCGCCGTCGTCGCCATGACCGACGCCGTCACGCCGATCATTTGCAACGGCTTCAAAGATGCCGAGTTCATCGAAATGGCGATGCTCGCGCAGAAGATCGGCCGCAACGTGATTCCGGTGGTCGAAAAGTTTACTGAACTCGATCTGATCCTCAAATATGCCGAAAAGGTGGGTGTTCGCCCGCAAATCGGCATGCGTATCAAGCTCGCCGCTCGTGGCAGTGGCCGCTGGCAATCAAGCGGCGGCTGGCGCAGCAAATTCGGTCTCACCGTCGGCGAAATCCTGCAAGCGATGGAAGAGCTCAAGAAGCGCGACATGCTCGACTGCTTCAAGCTGCTCCACTTCCACCTCGGCAGCCAAATCACCAACATCCGCCATGTGAAAGGTGCGATGACCGAAGCAGCTCGTGCCTACGCCGATCTGGTGAAAAAAGGTGCGGGACTCGAGTACCTCGACGTCGGTGGTGGTCTGGGTGTCGACTATGACGGCAGCCAAACCAACTTCGAATCGAGTGTGAACTACACGCTGCAAGAGTATGCCAACGACGTCGTCCACCACTTGCAAACGGTGCTCGATGAATCGGGTGTAAAACACCCGCACATCATTTCCGAAAGTGGACGCGCGGTTGCTGCATATCACGCGTGCCTGATCTTTGGCGTGCTGGGCGTAGCAGGCCAAGGCAACGGCGACGAGCAATCGCTCCTCGAACTCCCTCCCGATAGCGAACAGCCACTCGTCGACCTGGTCGAAGCGCACAAAAGTGTGACCGCTCGCAACTTGCTCGAGACCTACCACGACTCGATGCAAGCGATGGATGTCGCCATGACGCTGTTCAGCAGCGGCTATTTGTCGCTCGAATCTCGCGCGCTGGCTGAAAATCTGTTCTGGTCGATCTGCAAAAAGATCCGCCGCCTGACCGCGAACCTCGACTACATTCCCGAGGAACTCGAAGGGCTCGATCACCTGCTCAGCGACACGTATTTCTGCAACTTCTCGCTCTTTCAGTCGATGCCCGATAGCTGGGCAATCAAGCAGCTCTTCCCGGTGATGCCGATCCATCGCCTTGAAGAAAAGCCGACAAAGCATGCCGTGCTCGGTGATATCACGTGCGATAGCGATGGCAAGATGGACCAGTTCATCGACCGCCGCGACGTCAAACGAACCTTGCCGCTGCACGCCTATGATGGTTCACCGTACTACCTCGGTACGTTCCTCATCGGAGCCTATCAAGAGATTCTCGGTGACCTGCACAACCTGTTCGGCGACACCAACACGGTGCACGTCGATCTAAGCCCCAACGGCGATGTGATCCTCGAAGCAATCGTCAAAGGTGATACCGTTCGCGAAGTGCTCGATTACGTGGAATTTGATCACGGCGACCTGATCACGCGGCTGCAAACCGCTGTTGAAACCGCTGTCCGTGAAGGCCTGCTCGACTACCAAGAAGCGGGACGCTTCCTGAAGTTCTACGAGGATGGCCTGAACGGCTATACCTACCTCGAAGAGCCAGGTGACTGA
- the lpxA gene encoding acyl-ACP--UDP-N-acetylglucosamine O-acyltransferase, whose protein sequence is MANIHPTAVVDSSAEIGADVTIGPFCVIEKGVVIGDGCTLESRVVVKSRTSLGRQNEIGEGTVLGGRAQHVHVLDPGGVLIIGDNNRIRENATVHRGYANDAKTTIGNNNLMMVGVHVAHDCTVGNNTIIVNNAMLAGHVQVEDRAYISGGVAIHQFCRVGKLAMVGGLAKVTQDVPPFVLVEGGGAPEVVGLNKVGIRRNGYTADEMLQLKTAYRVIYRQGLRWSEVLEILQRDFPTGPAAAMHEFFVTGKRGYVQERRISRKATLKLAAPPADEDASESRGRGAA, encoded by the coding sequence GTGGCCAACATTCACCCAACGGCTGTAGTCGACAGCAGCGCCGAAATCGGTGCTGACGTGACGATCGGCCCGTTTTGCGTTATCGAGAAAGGGGTGGTGATTGGCGACGGCTGCACGCTCGAAAGTCGCGTGGTCGTCAAAAGTCGCACTTCTCTCGGACGTCAAAACGAAATCGGCGAAGGGACCGTCCTCGGCGGCCGCGCCCAACATGTGCACGTCCTCGATCCCGGAGGTGTGCTCATCATCGGCGACAACAACCGGATTCGCGAAAACGCGACGGTTCATCGTGGCTATGCCAACGATGCCAAAACCACGATCGGCAACAACAATCTCATGATGGTCGGAGTGCACGTCGCTCACGATTGCACCGTCGGCAACAACACCATCATCGTCAACAACGCCATGCTCGCCGGGCATGTACAGGTCGAAGATCGCGCCTACATCTCCGGTGGCGTTGCGATTCACCAATTCTGCCGCGTCGGAAAATTGGCCATGGTGGGTGGCCTCGCCAAGGTGACCCAGGATGTGCCCCCGTTCGTGCTCGTCGAAGGTGGTGGCGCTCCCGAAGTTGTCGGACTCAATAAAGTTGGCATCCGTCGCAATGGCTACACCGCCGACGAAATGCTGCAGCTCAAAACCGCCTATCGTGTGATCTATCGCCAGGGACTCCGCTGGAGCGAAGTGCTCGAGATCCTGCAGCGCGATTTCCCGACCGGACCTGCCGCCGCGATGCACGAATTTTTCGTCACCGGCAAACGAGGCTACGTGCAAGAACGACGTATCTCGCGCAAGGCCACCCTCAAACTCGCCGCTCCACCAGCGGACGAAGATGCCAGCGAATCTCGCGGTCGCGGCGCAGCCTAG
- a CDS encoding serine/threonine-protein kinase has translation MSDVTAEKLGQRILDSALLESRQIETVWAELGTREVTLEQFTSLLLRRELLTNYQLDRLLKGERGGYFYGEYRVLYLVGTGTFARVYRAVHKQTGRVVAVKVLRKRFRESAESTEQFLREGQVGVQLRHPSIVPIYEVNSIPSPYLVMEFVEGRNLREFTRVRKKLEPLEALRLTIDIVAGLAYAFEKGMTHRDIKMSNILVTSRGKAKIVDFGLAGLSAAATASGKDDELTNPRTIDYAGLERASGVRNNDPRSDLYFTGTILYNMLTGQPPLAETRDRIQRLSLTRFQSIKPVLMLEPNLPRRLASFVQRSIELSPERRFSSAQEMLEEAKRVLLHLEAGDTGDADAVAASDAAAAAEAARLAAKVDKKVASETEGASKTLMIIESKIEMQDALRERLKKHGYRVLIFSDPMRAIQRFNDDPVKPADCVIFSTPELGNSALEAFNIFGMNASSKDVPAILFVDQRQTSIIKSANMAPHRLLLTMPLKVRELRETLLKLLRPGATIEN, from the coding sequence ATGTCGGACGTTACCGCAGAAAAACTCGGCCAGCGGATTCTCGATTCCGCGCTCCTCGAGTCTCGCCAGATCGAAACGGTCTGGGCGGAACTCGGAACGCGCGAAGTCACCCTCGAGCAATTCACCAGCTTACTTCTGCGGCGCGAGCTCCTGACGAACTACCAGCTCGACCGGCTCCTCAAGGGAGAACGAGGGGGCTATTTCTACGGCGAGTATCGCGTGCTGTATCTGGTCGGCACGGGGACTTTTGCTCGCGTCTATCGGGCGGTGCACAAACAAACCGGTCGCGTGGTGGCAGTGAAGGTCTTGCGCAAACGATTCCGCGAAAGCGCCGAATCGACCGAGCAGTTCCTTCGCGAAGGCCAAGTCGGTGTGCAACTCCGACACCCCAGCATCGTGCCGATTTATGAAGTGAACTCGATCCCCTCCCCATACCTCGTGATGGAGTTCGTCGAAGGCCGAAACTTGCGCGAGTTCACGCGTGTACGCAAAAAACTCGAGCCGCTCGAAGCGCTCCGCCTTACGATCGACATCGTAGCGGGTTTGGCCTACGCCTTTGAAAAAGGGATGACCCACCGCGACATCAAAATGTCGAACATCCTGGTCACCAGCCGCGGCAAAGCCAAGATCGTGGACTTTGGTCTTGCCGGCCTCAGCGCGGCGGCCACCGCCTCGGGCAAAGACGACGAACTCACCAATCCACGCACCATCGACTACGCCGGTCTCGAGCGCGCTTCTGGGGTCCGCAACAACGACCCACGGAGCGATCTCTATTTCACCGGCACCATTCTTTACAACATGCTGACCGGCCAGCCTCCGCTGGCAGAAACGCGCGATCGCATCCAGCGTCTCAGCCTCACTCGCTTCCAGTCGATCAAGCCAGTCCTCATGCTCGAGCCGAACCTGCCTCGGCGTTTGGCTTCGTTCGTTCAGCGATCGATCGAGCTCAGTCCTGAACGTCGATTCAGCTCCGCGCAGGAAATGCTCGAAGAAGCCAAACGCGTATTGCTTCACCTTGAAGCGGGCGACACGGGTGATGCCGATGCCGTGGCAGCCAGCGACGCAGCAGCGGCGGCCGAAGCAGCCAGACTTGCTGCCAAAGTCGACAAAAAAGTGGCGTCTGAAACTGAAGGGGCTTCGAAGACCCTGATGATCATCGAGTCGAAGATCGAAATGCAGGATGCCCTCCGCGAACGCCTGAAAAAGCATGGCTATCGCGTGCTGATCTTCAGCGACCCGATGCGTGCGATTCAGCGATTCAACGACGATCCGGTGAAGCCCGCCGATTGCGTGATTTTCAGCACCCCTGAACTGGGCAACTCGGCGCTAGAAGCGTTCAACATTTTTGGCATGAACGCCTCGAGCAAAGATGTCCCGGCGATCTTGTTTGTCGACCAGCGACAAACCTCGATTATCAAAAGTGCGAACATGGCGCCGCATCGACTCCTCCTGACGATGCCCCTGAAAGTGCGCGAACTACGCGAAACTTTGCTAAAACTGTTGCGCCCCGGCGCGACGATCGAGAACTAA
- a CDS encoding tetrahydrofolate dehydrogenase/cyclohydrolase catalytic domain-containing protein, which translates to MTHVVIDGRAIGRVIELEIAEQVADFIQNNGRAPCLAAVLVGDDPASAVYVKNKHLACERVGIESKLHRLAGSTSEEELLDLIAMLNDDPAISGILVQLPLPSQIRSTYVLDAVHPLKDVDCFHPENVGLLTQGRPRYLPCTPHGCLQILHRTGLSVAGKHVAIVGRSDIVGRPLATLLSQKDSHLSPEICNATVTLLHSRSKNLAAMTREADVLIAAIGKPKFVTADMVKPGAIVIDVGINRLPEGLCGDVDFDSVAPISSYITPVPKGVGPLTITMLLQNTLAAARAQIGL; encoded by the coding sequence GTGACGCACGTGGTGATTGATGGCCGCGCCATTGGCCGAGTAATCGAACTAGAGATTGCCGAGCAAGTGGCTGACTTCATCCAGAACAACGGCCGCGCTCCTTGCCTGGCCGCTGTGCTCGTCGGCGATGATCCCGCTAGCGCCGTCTACGTTAAAAACAAGCACCTCGCCTGCGAACGGGTGGGGATCGAAAGCAAACTCCACCGCCTAGCCGGAAGCACCTCCGAAGAAGAACTGCTCGACCTGATCGCGATGCTCAACGACGATCCCGCGATCAGCGGCATTCTGGTGCAGTTGCCACTCCCATCGCAAATTCGCAGCACCTACGTCCTCGACGCAGTGCACCCGCTCAAGGATGTCGACTGCTTCCATCCCGAAAACGTGGGGCTCCTTACCCAAGGTCGACCACGCTATCTCCCCTGCACGCCGCACGGCTGTTTGCAAATCTTGCATCGCACGGGACTTTCGGTCGCTGGCAAACATGTCGCGATCGTCGGACGAAGCGATATCGTCGGACGACCCCTCGCCACGCTGCTGTCGCAAAAAGATTCGCACCTCTCCCCCGAGATCTGCAACGCAACGGTCACGCTGCTGCATAGCCGAAGCAAGAACCTCGCCGCGATGACTCGCGAGGCCGACGTGCTGATCGCTGCCATCGGTAAGCCCAAATTCGTGACAGCCGACATGGTGAAACCGGGAGCAATTGTCATCGACGTTGGAATTAATCGCCTGCCGGAAGGGCTTTGCGGCGACGTCGACTTCGACAGCGTGGCACCCATCAGCAGCTACATCACGCCCGTTCCCAAGGGAGTCGGCCCCCTTACTATCACTATGCTGCTGCAAAACACGCTCGCAGCCGCTCGTGCCCAAATTGGCCTTTAG
- a CDS encoding PQQ-binding-like beta-propeller repeat protein, producing MTSRQQLLSLLSLAAVAISSLCATPISAEDWPRWRGVRADGSWNPPANLYSKFPEAGLKQTWSAEIGPGYSGISVVGNRLYTMDRPWLQPASDDKSTVEESQADKNARKPGNNERIVCLDSETGKLVWQFSYEAPYGDLDYGKGPRCTPTLHDGRVYTLGSVGHFTCADAVTGKLLWQKDLVKDHAAKIPIWGFAASVLIEENMAIVHAGQQPGGCYVAYDRITGAEIWRSHDDPAGYATPIVIDHAARRAMIAWTPEHIVAIDIKTGELLWKEPYKVTYGVSIATPVVHQGIVLVCGYWEGSKAIKLGTEAHQAELLWEENRFLRGLMSPPLVKAGQVYLLDKQHGVVSFKIDVGEKVWTDENKLTPRGRNPHISLVWLGDSSRAIALNADGELLLVELRPDGFTEISRTKIVGETWAHPAFAGSRCYARDDEKIVAVELVPEAPLP from the coding sequence ATGACGTCGCGCCAGCAGTTGCTCTCGCTTCTCTCGCTCGCAGCAGTTGCGATTTCGTCCCTTTGCGCCACGCCGATCTCTGCCGAAGATTGGCCGCGCTGGCGAGGCGTGCGAGCCGATGGCTCGTGGAATCCTCCCGCCAATCTCTATTCCAAGTTTCCCGAGGCTGGCCTGAAACAAACCTGGTCGGCCGAGATCGGGCCGGGCTATAGCGGCATCTCGGTTGTGGGAAATCGTCTCTACACCATGGATCGTCCCTGGCTTCAGCCAGCCTCGGACGACAAGAGCACCGTAGAAGAATCGCAGGCTGATAAAAACGCTCGCAAACCAGGAAACAATGAGCGCATCGTTTGTCTCGATAGCGAGACTGGCAAGCTGGTGTGGCAATTCTCGTACGAAGCTCCGTACGGCGATCTCGACTACGGCAAAGGACCGCGCTGCACACCCACCCTTCACGACGGACGCGTTTACACGCTCGGCAGCGTCGGACATTTCACCTGCGCCGACGCTGTCACTGGCAAACTCCTCTGGCAAAAAGATCTTGTCAAAGATCATGCCGCCAAGATTCCGATTTGGGGCTTCGCCGCCTCGGTGCTGATCGAAGAGAACATGGCCATCGTGCACGCAGGTCAACAGCCGGGAGGCTGCTACGTCGCCTACGATCGCATCACCGGGGCCGAGATTTGGCGCTCGCACGACGATCCCGCAGGCTACGCAACGCCGATCGTCATCGACCACGCCGCTCGCCGCGCGATGATCGCCTGGACTCCCGAACACATTGTCGCCATCGACATCAAAACGGGTGAACTCCTTTGGAAAGAGCCGTACAAAGTGACCTACGGCGTCTCGATCGCTACTCCGGTGGTGCATCAAGGGATCGTGCTCGTGTGTGGCTACTGGGAAGGAAGCAAAGCAATCAAACTCGGCACCGAAGCCCATCAGGCCGAACTCCTGTGGGAAGAAAATCGCTTCCTGCGCGGACTGATGTCCCCCCCGCTGGTGAAAGCAGGCCAGGTCTATTTGCTCGACAAACAGCATGGGGTGGTGAGTTTCAAAATCGATGTCGGCGAGAAAGTCTGGACCGACGAAAATAAACTCACACCTCGAGGAAGAAATCCGCATATCTCGCTCGTTTGGCTCGGCGATTCGAGCCGCGCCATCGCCCTCAATGCCGATGGCGAGCTACTGCTGGTCGAGCTGCGGCCCGATGGTTTCACCGAAATCAGCCGCACCAAAATCGTCGGAGAAACATGGGCCCATCCCGCCTTCGCTGGATCGCGCTGCTATGCCCGCGACGACGAAAAAATCGTCGCCGTCGAGCTTGTTCCTGAAGCCCCCCTACCCTGA
- a CDS encoding SlyX family protein has protein sequence MAQRSAEEHLIDLEILITHLDRKVEVLSQVVREQAEQIDRLQRALTRQAAQSSASASMLDSSGDDAAEDSQPENF, from the coding sequence ATGGCTCAGCGTTCGGCGGAAGAGCACCTGATCGACCTCGAAATCTTGATCACGCATCTCGACCGGAAGGTGGAGGTCCTCTCGCAGGTGGTGCGGGAGCAAGCCGAGCAAATCGATCGGCTGCAGCGAGCCCTGACGCGTCAAGCGGCCCAATCTTCCGCAAGTGCTAGCATGCTCGATAGTTCGGGCGATGACGCCGCCGAGGATTCTCAGCCTGAGAACTTCTGA
- a CDS encoding aldehyde dehydrogenase family protein: protein MTTTAQLLEQAVAALELRPSGASYSGSFARDWMQHARRETIVKHSPADDSPLAAISLSSLDDLQQSIDASVEAFDRLRSMPAPARGGIVREIGNQLRLHKESLALLVTLEAGKITSEARGEVQEMIDMADYAVGLSRQLCGLTIASERPDHRLLEQWHPLGPIGVITAFNFPVAVWAWNAMLALVCGDPVVWKPSPITPLCSIAVQQIVAKVLAQHDLAGASTLALGGADLGMKLASDERLPLISATGSTEMGRSVAATVAMRLGRSLLELGGNNGLVVAPSATLDLARRAILFAAVGTAGQRCTSLRRLIVHRSIEAELVSSLVEAYRSIRIGNPWEEGVLVGPLVNQAAVDSYLQAIEDARREGGEVLVGGSHLHRPGNYVEPTIIRMPAQTSVMLRETFAPILYVVGYEELEEAIEIHNGVPQGLASSIFTSDLREAERFLSSRGSDCGIANVNIGTSGAEIGGAFGGEKETGGGREAGSDSWKAYMRRQTCTINYGTTLPLAQGVEFDL from the coding sequence ATGACCACCACCGCCCAACTGCTCGAACAAGCGGTCGCGGCGCTCGAACTGCGACCGAGCGGCGCGAGCTACAGCGGAAGCTTTGCGCGCGACTGGATGCAGCATGCTCGCCGCGAAACAATCGTGAAACATTCTCCGGCCGACGACTCGCCTCTTGCGGCCATTTCACTAAGTTCGCTCGACGATCTCCAGCAGTCGATCGATGCCTCAGTAGAAGCGTTTGATCGTCTGCGAAGTATGCCAGCTCCTGCGCGAGGGGGAATTGTCCGCGAGATCGGAAATCAACTGCGGCTTCACAAAGAATCGCTGGCGTTGCTTGTCACCCTCGAAGCGGGGAAGATCACCAGCGAAGCACGCGGGGAAGTGCAGGAAATGATCGACATGGCCGACTACGCGGTCGGTCTTTCGCGGCAACTTTGCGGTCTGACGATTGCGAGCGAACGCCCCGACCATCGACTCCTCGAGCAGTGGCATCCACTCGGTCCGATCGGTGTCATCACAGCGTTCAACTTTCCTGTTGCCGTGTGGGCGTGGAACGCGATGCTGGCCCTTGTCTGCGGCGATCCTGTGGTTTGGAAGCCGTCCCCCATCACACCACTCTGCTCGATTGCAGTGCAGCAGATCGTCGCCAAAGTGCTCGCACAGCATGATCTTGCTGGAGCATCGACCTTGGCTCTTGGCGGAGCTGATCTCGGTATGAAACTGGCCAGCGATGAGCGGCTGCCGCTGATTTCCGCGACCGGTAGCACCGAGATGGGGCGAAGTGTCGCCGCGACGGTGGCCATGCGACTCGGCCGATCGCTCCTGGAACTTGGCGGTAACAACGGACTGGTGGTCGCACCGTCGGCAACGCTCGATCTTGCTCGCCGCGCGATTCTGTTTGCTGCGGTTGGAACGGCGGGACAGCGCTGCACGTCGCTGCGGCGACTGATTGTTCATCGGTCGATTGAGGCTGAGCTTGTCTCCTCGCTAGTCGAGGCGTATCGATCGATTCGCATCGGTAATCCGTGGGAGGAAGGTGTTCTCGTCGGACCGCTCGTGAACCAGGCGGCTGTCGATAGCTACCTCCAAGCGATCGAAGATGCGCGGCGCGAAGGGGGGGAAGTGCTTGTTGGGGGATCGCACCTGCATCGGCCGGGTAATTATGTGGAGCCCACCATCATTCGCATGCCAGCGCAAACATCGGTGATGCTCCGCGAGACCTTCGCGCCGATTTTGTATGTCGTCGGCTATGAGGAACTCGAGGAGGCGATTGAAATTCACAATGGAGTGCCGCAGGGACTTGCCAGTAGCATCTTCACTAGTGATTTGCGCGAGGCTGAAAGGTTCTTGTCGTCGCGCGGAAGCGATTGTGGGATCGCGAACGTCAACATCGGCACTAGCGGCGCAGAGATCGGCGGCGCTTTCGGCGGCGAAAAGGAAACGGGTGGCGGACGCGAAGCAGGGAGCGACAGTTGGAAGGCTTACATGCGTCGCCAAACCTGCACGATCAACTACGGCACCACGTTGCCACTGGCCCAGGGGGTCGAGTTCGATCTGTAG